One Phaseolus vulgaris cultivar G19833 chromosome 11, P. vulgaris v2.0, whole genome shotgun sequence genomic window carries:
- the LOC137827809 gene encoding WAT1-related protein At5g07050-like produces the protein MATEKLGGSAKFFASSKPYLAMISLQFGYAGMNIITKVSLNQGMSHYVLVVYRHAFATAVIAPFAFIFERKGQPKITFPIFMQIFILALLGPVIDQNFYYAGLKLTSPTFSCAMSNMLPAMTFVMAVFCRMEKINMKQVRCIAKVVGTLVTVAGAMLMTLYRGPIVEMVWAKHPQNKGNGTSTTGSLDKDWFLGCIFLIIATLAWASLFVLQAKAIQTYKNHQLSLTSLVCFIGTIQAIAVTFVVEHNPSVWRIGWDMNLLAAAYAGIVTSSISYYVQGLVIKKKGPVFATAFSPLMMIIVAIMGSFLLAEQIYLGGVIGAILIVIGLYSVLWGKHKEQIESKVADEIPLKGAQSSVIAGLNDFSEEKCGEKRDSNNNKPSSVVITMPVREAITKDNQEGKA, from the exons ATGGCCACTGAAAAGCTTGGAGGTTCTGCAAAGTTCTTTGCAAGCTCAAAACCCTACTTGGCTATGATCTCTTTGCAGTTTGGCTATGCTGGCATGAACATCATCACAAAGGTTTCTCTCAACCAAGGCATGAGCCACTATGTTCTTGTGGTTTATCGTCACGCTTTCGCAACTGCTGTTATAGCtccttttgcttttatttttgaaag GAAAGGTCAACCGAAGATAACATTCCCAATTTTCATGCAAATTTTTATCCTAGCTCTTCTTGG GCCTGTGATTGATCAAAACTTCTACTATGCTGGGTTGAAGCTCACATCCCCAACCTTCTCATGTGCAATGAGCAACATGCTTCCTGCTATGACTTTTGTGATGGCAGTCTTTTGCAG GATGGAGAAGATAAACATGAAGCAAGTGAGATGCATAGCAAAGGTAGTGGGAACTTTAGTGACAGTTGCAGGGGCTATGCTAATGACCTTATACAGAGGTCCTATAGTGGAGATGGTTTGGGCAAAACATCCTCAAAATAAAGGCAATGGAACAAGCACCACAGGATCATTGGACAAAGATTGGTTCCTAGGATGCATCTTTCTCATTATTGCCACCCTTGCTTGGGCTTCCCTCTTTGTTTTACAA GCAAAAGCTATACAAACCTACAAGAATCATCAGCTAAGCCTCACTTCACTTGTGTGCTTTATTGGCACTATTCAAGCTATTGCTGTTACTTTTGTTGTTGAACACAACCCTTCTGTTTGGAGAATTGGCTGGGATATGAACTTACTTGCTGCTGCATATGCT gggATTGTGACATCAAGCATATCATACTATGTACAAGGACTGGTAATTAAGAAGAAAGGACCTGTCTTTGCCACTGCCTTTAGCCCTTTAATGATGATCATTGTTGCCATCATGGGTTCCTTTCTCCTTGCAGAACAAATTTATCTTGGAGG TGTGATTGGTGCCATCTTAATTGTCATAGGTTTATACTCAGTTCTGTGGGGAAAGCACAAAGAACAAATAGAGAGTAAAGTGGCAGATGAAATTCCCTTAAAGGGTGCTCAAAGTTCTGTGATTGCAGGGCTAAATGATTTTAGTGAAGAAAAATGTGGTGAGAAAAGAGACTCCAACAATAACAAGCCCTCCTCAGTTGTAATAACCATGCCTGTTAGAGAGGCTATCACCAAAGACAATCAAGAGGGAAAGGCTTAA
- the LOC137809606 gene encoding uncharacterized protein, with the protein MGSTANNNNNDISEEHRTILQTLQIQMQELLQKGVIDQLRQDEERKRREEERQQHAEEITQLKEQNKRLLDRLEQSEREGHSRAPSPSPFQSGTRTIAQAIPHTSFVQHTRQSAKPVTPNEVANPKGHPFTDDIIATPLPDKWRGLTINLYDGSTDPDEHLNIFRTQMTLYTTDRTVWCKVFPTSLREGPLGWFSDLPPNSIASFDALELKFTTQYATSRPHRTSSMSLLNVKQERGESLRTFMNRFSKVCMNIRNLNPEIAMHHLVSAILPGRFTESLIKRPPCNMDELRTRATKFMQIEEHIDYHRKTYAENTDKSKEIRPPTIPTDRERHRPNRGPRFHNYTPLIVPRGKVLDEALQIELIPTLRPSQTPPNADTSKRCQYHRNYGHTTEGCQALKDKIEELVQAGHLRKFVKTTITAPRSPQRDHDPRERSGRRDDRTRDNHYRSSRRKRSESPIRRTRPKSESPERRSRTKQKVRTVINTIAGPVSLGQPPQEINYIAGGFAGGGCSNSARKKHLRAIQSVHSTPTQRRPHIPPITFTDEDFTAIDPSQDDPMVITVEIDKFAIAKVLVDQGSSVDILYWETFKKMKIPEAEIQPYNEQIVGFSGEIVDTKGFIDLYTTFGDDYLSKTINIRYLLVNANTSYNILLGRPSINRLKAIVSTPHLAMKFPSVNGDIATVHVDQKTARECYVASLKVEPTRRLYTTSAERTTERRGRSTERRSRGRESRRHLVALVDLDPRLDDPRMEAGEDLQPIFLRDKDRKTYMGTSLKPDDRETIGKTLTKNADLFAWTAADMPGVKSDVITHRLSVYTEARPIAQKKRKLGEERRKAAREETDKLIQAGFIQKAHYTTWLANVVMVKKTNGKWRMCVDYTDFNKACPKDSYPLPTIDRLVDGAAGHQILSFLDAYSGYNQIQMYHRDREKTVFRTDSDNFFYEVMPFGLKNAGATYQRLMDHVFHDMIGRNVEVYVDDIVVKSDSCEQHVSDLKEVFQALRQYRMRLNPEKCAFGVEGGKFLGFMLTHRGIEANPEKCKAITEMRSPNGLKEIQRLVGRLTSLSRFVPKLAERTRPIIKLLKKTSKFEWTDECEQNFQQLKAFLASPPVIQKPNAREPIVVYLAVSNEAVSSALVQEIEAEERPVYFVSRVLHDAETRYQMVEKVAFALVITARRMRMYFQNHKVIVRTNYPIMKILTKPDLAGRMIGWAVELSEFHIEYQPRGAIKSQALADFTAELTPYPTEQTPRWTLYVDGSSNSRSSGAGVVLEGPGEIVVEQAMKFEFKTSNNQAEYEAIIAGLHLAIELEITNITCKSDSRLVVGQLTGEYEVRETLLQQYFHFVKNLLNRFKEISFQHVRRENNTRADALSRLATQKKKGVHRSAIHVTLAKPSVGTEECMATDTQPNWMTPIKQYLTDGVCDPHLEKTMKLQAARYILIGEDLYRRGYSRPLLKCLGPEQVTYVMTELHKGICGTHSGARTMSAKILRAGYYWPTLQGDCTEYVKKCVKCQEFGTLLHQKPEHLHYILSPWPFVKWGMDIIGPFTPGKGQCKFLLVGIDYFTKWIEAEPLTAITARNVQSFVWKNIVCRFGLPQIIITDNGRQFTDRGLAEFYEKLHIKHITSSVEYPQTNGQAEAANKVILNELKKRLGPSKGNWTEELLEVLWAYRCTPQSTTQETPYSLTYGTEAMIPVEIGEPSLRRQTLDLDLNKESLLVGLDLINELRDKCKIREEACKIREARRYNSKVKPRSYQKGDLVWRMRSDARKDGGKFSSKWEGPFRISDTATGGAYYLEYLSGKSVPRTWNATHLKFYYS; encoded by the coding sequence ATGGGCTCAACggcaaacaacaacaacaatgatATCTCTGAAGAGCATAGGACCATACTACAAACCCTCCAGATTCAGATGCAGGAATTACTCCAAAAAGGAGTCATCGATCAACTTCGCCAAgatgaagaaaggaaaagacGAGAAGAAGAGCGTCAACAACACGCAGAGGAGATAACACAATTGAAAGAACAGAACAAGAGATTGTTGGATAGACTTGAGCAATCTGAACGCGAAGGGCATTCACGTGCACCTTCTCCATCACCGTTCCAATCAGGAACAAGAACAATAGCCCAGGCTATACCTCACACGTCATTCGTTCAACACACCCGTCAGAGTGCAAAGCCAGTAACCCCAAACGAGGTAGCAAACCCGAAAGGCCATCCGTTCACTGATGACATCATAGCCACTCCTCTCCCTGACAAGTGGAGGGGCCTAACGATAAACCTTTATGACGGTTCCACAGACCCAGACGAACATCTGAATATATTTAGAACTCAAATGACCCTTTACACAACCGACCGAACGGTATGGTGTAAAGTCTTCCCCACCTCTCTCAGGGAAGGCCCCCTTGGATGGTTTTCGGACCTTCCACCCAATTCCATTGCAAGCTTCGACGCTTTGGAATTGAAGTTCACCACGCAATACGCCACAAGTAGACCTCATCGGACATCCTCCATGTCTCTTCTAAATGTCAAACAAGAAAGGGGAGAATCATTGAGAACATTCATGaacagatttagcaaagtgtgtATGAACATTCGTAATCTTAATCCAGAAATAGCCATGCACCATTTGGTCTCGGCCATACTACCAGGAAGGTTCACTGAAAGCCTTATCAAACGACCTCCGTGCAATATGGATGAATTAAGAACAAGAGCAACAAAGTTCATGCAGATAGAAGAACATATTGACTATCATCGAAAAACTTATGCTGAGAACACGGACAAGAGCAAAGAAATTCGTCCCCCCACAATACCGACCGACCGAGAACGACATCGCCCCAATAGGGGACCCCGTTTCCATAACTACACTCCCTTGATTGTACCAAGGGGTAAGGTTCTCGACGAAGCACTGCAGATTGAATTGATTCCGACGTTGAGGCCATCACAAACCCCTCCCAATGCCGACACCAGTAAACGTTGCCAATACCATCGTAACTATGGCCACACGACCGAAGGATGCCAAGCActgaaagataaaattgaagagCTCGTCCAGGCCGGCCATCTGCGCAAGTTCGTGAAAACCACCATCACGGCACCCAGGTCACCCCAGCGTGATCATGATCCCCGCGAACGTTCGGGACGAAGAGACGACCGAACCCGTGACAACCACTATCGTTCAagcagaagaaaaagaagcGAAAGTCCGATCAGACGAACGAGGCCTAAAAGCGAAAGCCCTGAACGTAGAAGTCGAACTAAACAAAAAGTTCGCACAGTCATCAATACAATCGCTGGACCGGTGTCGCTCGGTCAGCCCCCTcaagaaattaattacattGCAGGTGGCTTTGCGGGTGGAGGATGCTCTAATTCAGCCAGGAAAAAACATTTGAGAGCAATTCAATCCGTTCATTCGACTCCCACACAACGCCGACCGCATATACCACCAATCACTTTCACTGACGAAGACTTCACAGCAATCGATCCATCTCAAGATGACCCCATGGTAATAACTGTGGAGATAGATAAATTTGCAATTGCAAAAGTTTTGGTAGATCAGGGTAGCTCGGTCGACATCCTATATTGGGAAACGTTTAAGAAGATGAAGATTCCAGAAGCAGAGATACAACCGTACAACGAGCAGATAGTTGGTTTCTCAGGGGAAATAGTGGATACGAAAGGATTTATCGATCTGTACACCACGTTCGGGGATGATTACCTCAGCAAGACCATCAACATACGATATCTACTCGTTAATGCCAATACATCGTACAATATTTTGCTCGGTCGACCATCTATCAACAGATTGAAAGCCATTGTCTCAACTCCTCATTTAGCTATGAAGTTCCCCTCGGTCAATGGAGACATAGCAACCGTACATGTAGACCAGAAGACAGCACGAGAGTGTTATGTAGCTAGCCTGAAGGTGGAGCCGACCCGAAGGCTTTATACCACGTCAGCCGAACGGACCACAGAGCGAAGAGGTCGGTCAACAGAAAGACGCTCCAGAGGAAGGGAATCTAGAAGACACTTGGTCGCTTTAGTCGATCTAGATCCTCGACTGGATGATCCCCGAATGGAAGCAGGAGAAGACCTTCAACCCATATTCCTTCGGGACAAAGACCGGAAAACATACATGGGAACATCCCTCAAACCAGACGACCGAGAGACGATCGgtaaaacattaacaaagaACGCTGATCTTTTCGCCTGGACGGCTGCAGACATGCCAGGAGTAAAATCAGATGTGATTACCCATCGATTGTCTGTTTATACAGAGGCCAGGCCGATCgctcaaaagaaaaggaaactagGTGAAGAAAGGCGCAAAGCCGCACGAGAAGAAACCGACAAGCTAATTCAAGCTGGTTTTATTCAAAAGGCCCACTATACGACATGGCTAGCCAATGTAGTGATGGTAAAAAAGacgaatggaaaatggagaatgtgcgtagACTACACAGACTTTAACAaagcgtgcccaaaggactcgtatcctctACCTACTATCGACCGGCTGGTCGACGGTGCAGCCGGTCATCAAATCCTAAGTTTCCTTGATGCTTATTCAGGTtacaatcaaatacaaatgtacCACCGTGATCGAGAAAAAACCGTGTTTAGAACAGATTCTGATAATTTCTTCTATGAAGTCATGCCGTTCGGCCTCAAGAATGCAGGAGCCACATACCAGCGACTCATGGATCACGTATTCCACGACATGATCGGTAGGAATGTAGAAGTATACGTTGACGACATCGTCGTCAAATCAGACTCTTGCGAACAACATGTTTCTGACTTAAAAGAGGTTTTTCAAGCCTTGCGTCAATACCGCATGCGTTTAAACCCGGAGAAGTGCGCGTTCGGCGTAGAAGGGGGGAAGTTcttaggcttcatgctcacacATCGGGGTATAGAAGCTAATCCAGAAAAATGCAAGGCAATCACCGAAATGCGAAGTCCCAACGGACTCAAAGAGATCCAGAGATTAGTCGGCCGTCTCACTTCGTTGTCTCGATTCGTACCTAAGCTTGCCGAACGAACGAGACCCATCATAAAACTTCTGAAGAAGACAAGTAAATTTGAATGGACAGATGAATGTGAACAAAATTTCCAACAGTTAAAAGCATTTCTGGCATCTCCAccggtcatccagaaaccgAACGCACGGGAACCCATTGTGGTCTACCTCGCCGTCTCCAATGAAGCGGTGAGTTCCGCTCTGGTACAAGAAATTGAAGCGGAAGAACGACCGGTATATTTTGTAAGTCGAGTCTTACATGACGCAGAAACCCGGTACCAAATGGTCGAAAAAGTTGCCTTCGCTTTGGTCATTACCGCACGACGGATGCGGATGTATTTCCAAAATCACAAGGTCATTGTTAGGACTAACTATCCCATTATGAAGATTCTCACCAAACCTGACCTCGCCGGACGAATGATAGGTTGGGCAGTCGAACTGTCAGAATTCCACATCGAATACCAACCCAGGGGAGCCATCAAGTCCCAAGCCCTCGCCGACTTCACAGCAGAACTCACTCCCTATCCGACCGAACAGACTCCCCGATGGACACTATACGTAGATGGGTCATCTAACAGTCGTTCGTCCGGAGCAGGAGTTGTACTTGAAGGACCAGGGGAGATTGTTGTCGAACAAGCcatgaaatttgaatttaaaacttcCAATAATCAAGCCGAATACGAAGCTATAATCGCAGGTTTGCATCTGGCGATTGAATTGGAGATAACAAATATAACTTGTAAAAGCGACTCCCGTCTAGTCGTCGGACAACTTACAGGGGAGTATGAGGTAAGAGAAACATTACTCCAACAGTATTTTCATTTCGTAAAAAATCTTCTAAACAGGTTCAAAGAAATCTCCTTCCAACACGTACGGAGGGAAAATAATACTAGGGCGGACGCTCTATCGAGATTGGCTACCCAAAAAAAGAAAGGCGTCCACCGGTCGGCCATACACGTGACCCTGGCTAAACCAAGTGTTGGTACCGAAGAATGCATGGCGACTGACACCCAACCTAACTGGATGACTCCCATAAAACAATATCTTACCGATGGTGTATGCGATCCACATTTGGAGAAAACGATGAAGTTACAAGCCGCCCGATACATACTGATTGGCGAAGATCTTTACAGGAGAGGGTATTCCCGTCCCCTCCTAAAATGCCTTGGTCCAGAACAAGTCACTTATGTAATGACCGAGTTACACAAAGGGATATGCGGAACCCATTCAGGAGCGCGGACTATGTCCGCCAAAATTCTAAgagcaggatactactggccgaccttGCAGGGAGACTGCACTGAATACGTTAAAAAGTGCGTGAAATGTCAAGAGTTCGGCACCCTATTGCACCAAAAACCAGAGCATTTGCACTACATCCTATCCCCTTGGCCGTTCGTGAAATGGGGAATGGATATTATCGGACCTTTCACACCCGGAAAAGGGCAATGCAAGTTCCTACTGGTGGGTATAGATTACTTTACCAAATGGATTGAAGCTGAACCACTAACAGCCATCACCGCCCGGAACGTACAaagctttgtgtggaaaaacattgtcTGCAGGTTCGGCCTACCTCAGATCATTATCACAGACAACGGTCGACAGTTCACCGACCGTGGGCTAGCTGAATTCTATGAGAAACTTCACATCAAACATATAACGAGTTCGGTCGAATACCCTCAAACCAACGGTCAGGCGGAAGCCGCCAACAAAGTTATTCTCAATGAGTTAAAGAAGAGACTTGGCCCGTCCAAGGGAAATTGGACTGAAGAATTGTTAGAGGTTTTGTGGGCTTATCGTTGTACTCCCCAGTCAACAACTCAAGAAACACCTTATAGCCTGACGTACGGCACAGAAGCCATGATTCCGGTCGAAATCGGCGAACCTTCACTACGCCGACAGACGTTAGACCTAGACTTAAACAAGGAAAGTCTACTAGTCGGCCTCGACCTCATCAATGAATTAAGGGACAAATGCAAGATAAGGGAAGAAGCATGCAAGATACGAGAAGCACGAAGGTACAACTCCAAAGTGAAGCCACGAAGTTATCAGAAAGGAGATCTAGTTTGGCGCATGCGCAGCGACGCCCGGAAGGACGGaggaaagttttcaagcaaATGGGAAGGTCCGTTCCGCATCTCCGACACAGCAACAGGAGGAGCTTATTACTTAGAATATTTGTCAGGAAAATCTGTACCGAGAACttggaatgccacgcatctcaaattctaTTACAGTTGA